DNA sequence from the Deinococcus aestuarii genome:
AGCCGCGCGACGCGCAGCAGGTAGTCGAGTCCATCTTGAGCGCCGATCACACCAACATATCCCACGAGGTACCGGAAGCCCGCCCGGTGGTGCTCCCCACCGGGGCGCGGCCGGAAGCGGTCGAGGCGCGGGCCGCTGCGCACGACGAAGACGTCCTCCGGGCGCTTACCACCCCGGCGCAACGCCAGCCGCTTGAACGACTCGTTCGTGGAGATCACCACGTCGGCGAGGGCGTACGTCAGGCGCTCGGCGATGAGCAGGCCCCGGTAAGGCAGGTCGCGCCGCCCGAACTTGGCGAGGTAGACCTCCGGGTTCACGTCGTGCTGGTCGAAGATGAAGCGGGTGCCGAACAACAGCTTGAAGGGGAGCGCGACGAGGAAGATCAAATCCGGCGGGTTGCAGGCGTGGATGACGTCGAAGCCCCGCTCGCGCCGCACCCGCCACGCCAGCCGCATCTCATGCGCGAGCGCCACGGCGTATTCGCGCACGAAGTCGAGCCCCCGGTGCCCTTCGGGCGGCTGCGGGTGGCGGTAGACGGCGATGCCGTCGATGACCTCGAAGGGCGCCGTGTGCTCCCGCCCGACCGGACAGATGACAGAGACCGAGTAGCCCGCGTCGCGCAGGGTCGTCGCCTCCATCCACACCCGCCGGTCGAAGGGCACCGGCAAGTTCTCCACGATGATCAGGACCCGGCGCCCGGCGTTGCCCCGTCCTCCACGGGCGCTCACGACATGACCTCTGCGTTCGGGTTCTGAACTTGTGACCGGACCTCCGGCTTGCCGGAACCGTAAGCAGCTACGTTCATATGACCTCCACGGGATCGAGTCTCCCGGTTTGGGGGGCGAGTTCGCGGTACAGGGCGTCAAGGCGACGCCAGGTGTGCTCAATGTTAAATTCCTGCCGGGCCCGCTCGTAAGCCGCGTCTCCCATCCGCCGGCACAGCGCGGGGTCGGCGAGCACCGCGCCGAGTGCCCCGGCAAGGGCCGCCTCATCGCCGGGCGGCACCAGACGGCCGCTCACCCCGTCCTCGATCAAATCGGGGATGCCGCCCACACTGGTGCTGACGGGCGTCACGCCGCGCGCCATCCCCTCCATCAGGGCAAGGGGCTGGCCCTCGAAAAAGGAGGGCAAGACGAGCACGTCTACCTCCTCCAGCAGCCGCGGTCCCTGCTCCGGGTCCACCCAGCCGAGAAGCTCCACACTGTCCGTGAGCCCCAGCTCGGTGACGAGGGCTTCCGCGGCGGGCCGCAGTGGACCGTCCCCCGCCAGGAGGAGCCGCGCCCCCGGCGGACGCTCGATCTGCGCCCAGGCACGCAGCAGCCCAAGAGGATTCTTACGCTCAATGAGGAGTCCCAGGAACAGCACTCGGGGGGGGCGTTCGGTGCGGCGCGGCGCGGCGCCAATGGCCACACCGTTGGGCACGGAGGTCACCCGCGCCCCCGGCGCGATGGCCGTCACAGCGCGGGCCAGGTGGGGCGAGAGGGTAACCACCCGGTTGGCGCGGGCCAGGGTGGCGCGCACGAGAGGCCGCACGGGACGCGGACAGCGCGAGTAGAAGTCCGCGAACTCCCCCGCGTGCAGGTGCAAGATCGTGGGGACGCGAAAGACCGCCCCGGCTATCCACAGCAGCAGCCCCTTGCGGGCGAAGCTGCCGTACGCCGCCGAGTGCAGGTGCACGATCTGCGGGCGGGCCGTGACACAGCGCCATACGAGGCGGGCCGTGCCCGAGGCGAAGAGGGCGAGCCAGCGCCGGGCCGGGCCTTCGTCGTGGGTGGCGACCGTCTCGACTTGCCAGCGGGTAAAAAGCGGGGTGGACCGCAGCGCGGCGACGTACCCGGCGATACCGCCCCGCGCCGCAGTGGCGACCCACAGGACCCGGGGAGGCGTCACGCCCCCACCGCCGATAGGCCTGCGGAGCTTTGCTGCTCTTGCTTACCAGGAATGCCAGACATGTGCGTTTTCCCCTCCCTGTCGCGCCCATCCCGCCGCGCGGAAGAATACGTCGCGGAAGTGCGCGGTCATGTGCGCCGTGGAAAACACCGTCTCGGCGCGGGCCCTCCCAGCGTCGCCCATCCGCGTGCGAAGCGCCGGGTCGGCGACGAGCTCGTTCAGCCGCGCCGCGAAGCCCGCGAGGTCCCCGTCGGGCACGAGAAAGCCCGTCTCGCCGGGCACGACGATCTCGTTCGGACCGTAATTGATGTCCATCGCCACGACGGGCAGGCGGCACGCCATCGCCTCCACGAGCACGTTCGCAAAACCCTCGGCGCGGGAGGTGAGCAAAAAGCCGTCGTGCCCCGCCAGGAACGCGTGTGGGTCGTGGACGTACCCCACGAAGCGCACCACGTCCTCTACACCGAGTTCGCGGGCGAGGGCTTCGAGTGCGCCCCGCTCGGGACCCTCCCCCGCCACGTCTACCCGGAAGTCGGCGCCGCCCTGCCGCGCGAGCCGGGCGGTCCGCAAGAGGCGGTCGAAACCCTTGCCGGGCACCAGGCGACCCATCGCCGCAAAGCGGGCCGGAGCCGAGAGGGCGCGGGGGGTAGGAAGCGGGGGGATGGCGGTGCCGTTGTACACCACCGTGCCACGGTTCGCCCGCGCCCCCCCTCGCACGAACTCGGCGAAGAGGCCCTGGGTCGGCACCACCCAGGCGTCGGCCTGCGCAATCACGTAGCGGCGCAGGAGCCGCTTGACCCGGCCGCGGTCATCCAGATTGGCGAGGGCGTTTTCCTCGTTGGCGACATGCACGAAGCGTCCCCGGCGGGGCAAACTCGCCACCGTCAGGCCCGCGTACCACAGCCGGGTGTAGACGATATCGGGGCGGAATTCGCGGATGCGCGCCTCCAGCAGCGGGCGGGCCCGCCGAAGATTGCCTGCCGCGTGCAGCACGCCCTGTTCCTTGGAGGCCAGGGGAGCGACCGCCAGGTCACGCAGGGGCAGTTCACTCACCCCCAGACGGCGCTCCAGGTCGGGGTCAAGCCTTGCACTGAAGAGCGTGACGAGCTCGCACTCGAACTCCTCGCGCGGCAACTCGTGCAGCAGTTGGGCGAGCTGTACCTCG
Encoded proteins:
- a CDS encoding glycosyltransferase family 4 protein, whose translation is MSARGGRGNAGRRVLIIVENLPVPFDRRVWMEATTLRDAGYSVSVICPVGREHTAPFEVIDGIAVYRHPQPPEGHRGLDFVREYAVALAHEMRLAWRVRRERGFDVIHACNPPDLIFLVALPFKLLFGTRFIFDQHDVNPEVYLAKFGRRDLPYRGLLIAERLTYALADVVISTNESFKRLALRRGGKRPEDVFVVRSGPRLDRFRPRPGGEHHRAGFRYLVGYVGVIGAQDGLDYLLRVARLIVDSGRTDIKFMIIGGGTSLEELRVMCTRMGLDPYVEFTGMVTDQAELLERLTACDLCVGPDPKNPMNDISTMNKVLEYMALGKPIVQFDLTEGRYSAGDASVYARPNEETDFAAKILDLLADPKRRARMGEIGQERMRRALSWEYQVPQLEAAYARALSKRQPGRPGQAPVGERKPPAT
- a CDS encoding glycosyltransferase, with amino-acid sequence MTPPRVLWVATAARGGIAGYVAALRSTPLFTRWQVETVATHDEGPARRWLALFASGTARLVWRCVTARPQIVHLHSAAYGSFARKGLLLWIAGAVFRVPTILHLHAGEFADFYSRCPRPVRPLVRATLARANRVVTLSPHLARAVTAIAPGARVTSVPNGVAIGAAPRRTERPPRVLFLGLLIERKNPLGLLRAWAQIERPPGARLLLAGDGPLRPAAEALVTELGLTDSVELLGWVDPEQGPRLLEEVDVLVLPSFFEGQPLALMEGMARGVTPVSTSVGGIPDLIEDGVSGRLVPPGDEAALAGALGAVLADPALCRRMGDAAYERARQEFNIEHTWRRLDALYRELAPQTGRLDPVEVI
- a CDS encoding glycosyltransferase, whose protein sequence is MTRPLRLMAVLPGLAPGGAEVQLAQLLHELPREEFECELVTLFSARLDPDLERRLGVSELPLRDLAVAPLASKEQGVLHAAGNLRRARPLLEARIREFRPDIVYTRLWYAGLTVASLPRRGRFVHVANEENALANLDDRGRVKRLLRRYVIAQADAWVVPTQGLFAEFVRGGARANRGTVVYNGTAIPPLPTPRALSAPARFAAMGRLVPGKGFDRLLRTARLARQGGADFRVDVAGEGPERGALEALARELGVEDVVRFVGYVHDPHAFLAGHDGFLLTSRAEGFANVLVEAMACRLPVVAMDINYGPNEIVVPGETGFLVPDGDLAGFAARLNELVADPALRTRMGDAGRARAETVFSTAHMTAHFRDVFFRAAGWARQGGENAHVWHSW